Proteins encoded in a region of the Anopheles ziemanni chromosome 2, idAnoZiCoDA_A2_x.2, whole genome shotgun sequence genome:
- the LOC131282867 gene encoding uncharacterized protein LOC131282867: MSVLRTLTLLAIGATVALAQRRLALPDPRSCANRVRHATYRDARGVAHSYFFSWEHTPTRSLEVDWLDARNICRRHCMDAVSMETPQENEFIKQRIARGNVRYIWTSGRKCNFAGCDRPDLQPPNENGWFWSGSGVKIGPTTQRNTGDWSYTGGYGQPQPDNREAAQGNDESCLSILNNFYNDGLKWHDVACHHLKPFVCEDSDELLNFVRSRNPGIRL, from the exons ATGTCTGTTCTGCGGACCCTGACGCTGCTGGCCATCGGAGCCACCGTCGCCCTGGCCCAGCGCCGCCTTGCCCTGCCCGATCCCCGAAGCTGCGCGAACC GTGTCCGACATGCGACGTACCGCGATGCCCGGGGAGTGGCCCACTCGTACTTCTTCAGCTGGGAGCACACGCCGACGCGCAGCCTCGAGGTGGATTGGCTGGACGCGCGCAACATCTGCCGCCGGCACTGCATGGACGCCGTCTCGATGGAGACGCCGCAGGAGAACGAGTTCATCAAGCAGCGCATCGCCCGCGGCAACGTGCGCTACATCTGGACGTCCGGCCGGAAGTGCAACTTTGCCGGCTGCGACCGGCCGGATCTGCAGCCGCCGAACGAGAACGGCTGGTTCTGGTCCGGTTCGGGCGTTAAGATTGGACCGACGACGCAGCGGAACACCGGCGACTGGAGCTACACCGGCGGATACGGCCAACCCCAGCCGGACAACCGTGAAGCCGCTCAG GGTAACGACGAGTCGTGCCTTTCGATCCTGAACAACTTCTACAACGACGGCCTCAAGTGGCACGACGTCGCCTGCCACCATCTGAAGCCGTTCGTGTGCGAAGACTCGGACGAGCTGCTGAACTTTGTCCGCTCGCGCAACCCGGGCATCCGTCTGTAG
- the LOC131293518 gene encoding putative gustatory receptor 28a — MVSSDTDPWYRYRFAMVRKFLRTFLNPTDFYAAQRPVLRVSFLTGMTPFTVVKGPTELMMLRCTPFGYINTSLHVILFCSCYVGALLKGETITRFFFQTDISTLGDVLQFTIGITALVMTFFCSIFQRNKLINAFHALASIDRRFKEIGLETNYKSTLHYNLLVMCTKVIISSAYLLLCLAVFISSSTYPNLTTWISFLMPYFMMSMVIVVFLCFVNQTKHRFHLLNKVLKHLRQAVLEKRVSPQRRLSYWHAIKIQRPLGIASVYSNNDKSMPDVVTAVANIQDALCEACSYAEDYFTIQMLTIVTIVFVIIVFNSYYVLDALIGSTSNDTSFSKSQFAVFFLGQAIVYGFGVFNIVYGSSSLVRENDNIGVNVHKLLNVATGTDGELAAKLMQLSLQMVHRKVRFSACGLFSLDFTLIFTLVGAATTYLVILIQYELSMDENRHQNIARAFLGNETWNK, encoded by the exons ATGGTATCATCCGACACAGATCCCTGGTATCGATATCGGTTCGCCATGGTACGTAAGTTTCTGCGAACTTTTCTTAATCCGACGGACTTTTACGCTGCCCAGCGGCCAGTGCTGCGGGTATCCTTCCTCACCGGGATGACACCGTTCACTGTGGTCAAGGGTCCGACGGAGCTGATGATGTTGCGGTGCACCCCGTTCGGGTACATCAATACCAGCCTGCACGTGATCCTGTTCTGCAGTTGCTACGTGGGCGCGTTGCTGAAGGGTGAAACTATAACGCGGTTCTTCTTTCAAACCGACATCAGCACGCTGGGCGATGTGCTGCAGTTCACCATCGGTATCACGGCGCTCGTCATGACGTTCTTCTGCAGCATCTTCCAGCGTAATAAGTTGATCAATGCGTTCCACGCGCTGGCTAGCATCGATCGGCGGTTCAAGGAAATCGGTTTGGAGACAAACTATAAGAGCACGCTGCACTACAACCTGCTGGTGATGTGCACGAAGGTGATAATCTCCTCGGCGTATCTGCTGCTGTGTTTGGCCGTGTTCATCTCCTCCAGCACGTACCCGAATCTGACTACCTGGATCTCGTTCCTAATGCCGTACTTTATGATGTCCATGGTGATCGTGGTATTTCTGTGCTTTGTGAACCAAACCAAGCACCGCTTCCATCTGCTGAACAAGGTGCTGAAGCATCTCCGCCAGGCGGTGCTCGAGAAGCGTGTCTCGCCCCAGCGTCGGCTTAGCTACTGGCATGCCATCAAGATCCAGCGTCCGCTCGGGATTGCGTCCGTCTACTCGAACAACGACAAATCGATGCCGGACGTGGTAACCGCCGTGGCCAACATCCAGGACGCGCTGTGCGAAGCGTGCAGCTACGCCGAGGATTACTTCACCATCCAAATGCTCACGATCGTGACGATAGTGTTTGTGATTATCGTGTTTAACTCGTACTACGTGCTGGACGCCTTAATCGGGTCTACCTCGAACGACACGTCGTTCTCCAAGAGTCAGTTCGCCGTGTTCTTCCTCGGTCAAGCCATCGTTTACGGTTTCGGGGTGTTCAACATCGTGTACGGCAGCAGCTCGTTGGTGCGGGAAAACGACAACATCGGCGTCAATGTGCACAAGCTGCTGAACGTGGCGACTGGGACGGACGGCGAGCTCGCCGCCAAGCTGATGCAACTGTCGCTCCAGATGGTCCACCGCAAGGTGCGCTTTTCTGCCTGTGGATTATTTAGTTTGGATTTTACGTTAATTTTCACG TTGGTGGGCGCTGCGACAACTTATTTGGTCATACTGATACAATACGAGCTGAGCATGGACGAGAACAGGCACCAAAACATTGCCAGAGCGTTTTTAGGGAACGAAACATggaacaaatga
- the LOC131293519 gene encoding U2 small nuclear ribonucleoprotein auxiliary factor 35 kDa subunit-related protein 2: MSSVQCKIKRKEWRKFCKKRRRKLIRQKAAKERDRLEEELQKEKDADPEYQNLMIEMLRQEEVAAGREALERALRNAKWLEQEHKAQKRFEQLRQQIETKEREEREKRERIRREFEEREKRTEEARAERHRQQEEMLRLIRERQMKLEEFSVTGIDDYLNELQMVHNTRADAVDCKFFTKTGTCRHGLRCSGNHPTPGLSKIILISNFFNHPALERTVHQEYGNDGRLEFDEDDLKNSFVEFFRDIVDEFERFGKIQQILVCRNFGLHLRGNVYIEYENLRNAAAAYLRMNGRFYAKKQLHVEFRSPIVWPAAVCGLFELKRCQKGPGCNFLHIFKNPDLRYQYDHFQESRSMRKEASIVPATPLVQKSWDEITSGATQPSRNAVNWRWSESPEPEARVTGSKANTGESVRELESGKNDRRFRSHTRSDNRRNRSRSRRRRDNRSRSGSRRRRDNRSRSRSRNRSRSSSYNKDQGHGEKNSARRKDPTSGSKRSNKYKRKHRSRSSSSTGAGSSKDTKGKRQTSRNRSRDREAKKGSSSKTKNREL; encoded by the exons ATGAGCTCCGTTCAATGCAAAATAAA GCGGAAAGAATGGAGAAAATTTTGCAAGAAACGGCGAAGAAAGCTCATACGACAGAAGGCGGCCAAGGAACGCGATCGATTAGAAGAAGaattacaaaaagaaaaagatgccGACCCAGAATATCAGAATCTAATGATCGAAATGCTACGGCAGGAAGAAGTGGCCGCAGGTCGGGAAGCCCTGGAGCGTGCTCTCCGTAATGCAAAATGGCTTGAGCAAGAACACAAAGCCCAAAAGAGATTCGAACAGTTGCGACAACAAATCGAAACCAAAGAACGTGAAGAACGTGAAAAACGGGAACGAATCCGGCGGGAGTTTGAGGAGCGTGAAAAACGAACCGAAGAAGCACGAGCAGAGCGCCACCGACAGCAAGAGGAAATGCTACGCCTGATACGGGAACGACAAATGAAATTGGAAGAGTTTTCGGTGACCGGCATCGATGACTACTTGAACGAGCTTCAAATGGTACACAACACCCGGGCGGATGCTGTGGATTGTAAGTTTTTCACTAAAACAGGAACGTGCCGGCATGGTTTAAGATGTAGTGGAAACCATCCAACGCCTGGCTTAAGTAAG ATTATTCTCATCTCAAACTTCTTCAATCATCCGGCGCTGGAACGTACCGTACACCAAGAGTATGGTAATGACGGAAGGCTTGAATTCGACGAGGACGacttaaaaaatagttttgttgAGTTTTTCCGCGATATTGTTGATGAGTTTGAGCGGTTTGGAAAAATACAGCAAATCTTGGTCTGTAGAAACTTCGGTCTGCATCTTAGGGGCAATGTTTATATTGAGTATGAAAACTTGAG AAACGCTGCGGCCGCCTACCTTCGCATGAATGGAAGATTTTACGCGAAAAAGCAACTGCATGTGGAGTTCCGAAGCCCGATCGTTTGGCCAGCGGCGGTGTGTG GGCTATTTGAGTTGAAACGCTGCCAGAAGGGGCCAGGATGCAATTTTCTGCACATCTTCAAGAACCCTGACCTTCGCTACCAGTACGATCATTTCCAGGAGAGTCGATCGATGCGTAAGGAGGCTTCAATTGTGCCTGCCACGCCGCTTGTGCAAAA GAGCTGGGATGAAATCACTTCCGGAGCTACACAACCGTCCCGAAATGCTGTTAATTGGCGATGGTCGGAGtcaccggaaccggaagcaAGAGTGACCGGTTCTAAAGCAAACACTGGAGAAAGTGTACGTGAATTAGAAAGCGGTAAAAATGACAGACGATTCCGTAGCCATACTCGCAGCGACAACAGAAGAAACCGTAGCCGCAGTCGGCGAAGACGAGACAATCGAAGTCGTAGCGGCAGTCGGCGAAGACGAGATAATCGAAGTCGAAGCCGCAGCCGAAACCGGAGTCGAAGCAGTAGCTATAACAAAGATCAAGGGCATGGTGAAAAGAACAGTGCGAGGCGAAAGGATCCTACATCGGGTAGTAAAAGAAGCAATAAATACAAACGAAAGCATCGAAGTCGAAGCTCTAGCAGTACAGGCGCTGGGAGCTCTAAAGATACTAAAGGAAAACGACAGACTAGTCGTAATAGAAGCCGGGATCGTGAAGCCAAAAAAGGATCATCATCGAAGACGAAGAACCGTGAGCTATAA
- the LOC131285490 gene encoding uncharacterized protein LOC131285490, with the protein MKLLLLVVASLVAVCLAEPKPAINEVKSNQPVQKPGRFLSLPVPEKCASRPKQFSYRGHNYFYSAHVPALADKRVDWLDGRNICREYCMDLVSLETQEENNLIFRLIQQNDVPYIWTAGRLCDFKGCEGRPDLEPKNIYGWFWSNNREKIHATNQIPNGWGYNPWSKSGHKKIPQPDNAEFDINQTTESCLSILNNVYNDGIGWHDVACYHEKPVVCEDSEELLNYVSATNPGIRL; encoded by the exons atgaagctgctgctgctcgtagTGGCGTCCTTGGTCGCCGTGTGCCTTGCCGAACCAAAGCCCGCCATCAATGAGGTGAAATCAAATCAGCCTGTGCAGAAGCCGGGCCGCTTCCTGTCGCTGCCAGTGCCGGAGAAATGTGCATCCC GCCCGAAGCAGTTCAGCTACCGCGGACATAACTACTTCTACAGCGCCCATGTGCCCGCCCTGGCCGACAAGCGAGTCGACTGGCTCGACGGTCGCAACATCTGCCGCGAGTACTGCATGGACCTGGTGTCGCTGGAAACGCAGGAAGAGAACAACCTGATCTTCCGACTGATCCAGCAGAACGACGTGCCGTACATCTGGACCGCCGGTCGCCTGTGCGACTTCAAGGGCTGCGAGGGTCGCCCGGACCTGGAGCCGAAGAACATCTACGGCTGGTTCTGGTCGAACAACCGCGAGAAGATCCACGCCACCAACCAGATTCCGAACGGCTGGGGTTACAACCCGTGGAGCAAGTCCGGACACAAGAAGATCCCGCAGCCGGACAACGCCGAGTTCGACATCAACCAGACGACCGAGTCGTGCCTATCGATCCTGAACAACGTGTACAACGATGGCATCGGCTGGCACGATGTGGCCTGCTACCACGAGAAGCCGGTCGTCTGTGAAGACTCGGAGGAGCTGCTGAACTACGTGTCCGCCACCAACCCGGGCATCCGTCTGTAA